The Tubulanus polymorphus chromosome 1, tnTubPoly1.2, whole genome shotgun sequence genome contains a region encoding:
- the LOC141913437 gene encoding uncharacterized protein LOC141913437 isoform X2 encodes MIGMETQLAILIVPIIILSFSHVSAIQNKASNVSIEIVNGSKVEYGQEIELTCRLHGRPLQKPFLLRHRPLGKTKFRPAAENCVPYTNTFPSMKKRICDWTDAIFTISFVANENTEGTWRCQLWNDNADAFLRVDPRSTAYPVIYQKLSSKVSVSEDQNVNSAGKINPTVMQAVLISLAFLTATMTIALVVTCVVYVGRRRRENARWKGMQTLERNRSLASNNDRIRVYSCDSGDNDIGKRTSTYVTAAQTYVRWENPPKADFGIRQWRVHTCQ; translated from the exons ATGATTGGTATGGAAACGCAATTAGCCATTTTAATCGTGCCAATAATAATCCTCTCATTCTCGCATG TTTCAGCGATACAAAATAAAGCGAGTaatgtttcaattgaaattgtaaACGGATCTAAGGTGGAATATGGACAAGAAATAGAACTAACTTGTCGGCTCCATGGACGACCTCTTCAGAAACCCTTCTTACTGCGTCACAGACCCTTAGGTAAAACTAAATTCAGACCAGCGGCTGAAAATTGCGTGCCGTATACGAATACATTTCCTTCAATGAAAAAG AGAATCTGTGATTGGACTGACGCGATCTTCACTATTTCTTTCGTCGCCAATGAGAACACCGAGGGAACATGGCGCTGTCAACTTTGGAACGACAACGCAGATGCATTCCTTCGCGTCG ACCCAAGATCAACGGCATATCCAGTTATCTATCAGAAGCTATCATCAAAAGTGTCAGTTTCCGAGGATCAAAACGTAAACAGTG CCGGGAAAATCAACCCAACGGTGATGCAAGCAGTACTGATTTCACTGGCCTTCTTGACGGCCACCATGACCATTGCGTTGGTTGTAACATGCGTTGTGTATGTCGGTCGAAGAAGAAGGGAGAATGCCCGTTGGAa GGGTATGCAAACACTGGAAAGAAATAGATCTTTGGCGAGCAACAACGACCGAATTCGAGTTTACAGTTGTGACAGCGGCGACAATGACATTGGTAag CGTACGAGCACATACGTCACGGCCGCCCAGACATACGTGCGATGGGAGAATCCTCCGAAAGCAGATTTTGGGATTCGACAG